A window from Lytechinus pictus isolate F3 Inbred chromosome 9, Lp3.0, whole genome shotgun sequence encodes these proteins:
- the LOC135155532 gene encoding monocarboxylate transporter 1-like isoform X2, with amino-acid sequence MASSDQTSLDPWRYVIIVSKFMVYFLHIGLVKSLSILIPYLVIELDVDTATVGVLVTMEIGIYFMASPLCHFLNQTFGSRPVATIGGTLAAISFMAGTFCKTASSLACLLFFTGLFASPLNQGSSEVLYQYHRDNFGLASAITKMGSQIGTFVMPYLTSMSMDAYGPRGSFLILSAMMFHWVPIGATLRSSPNMPKCQSESGTSLSELSTGNDSDDAGCERVPLRTRNDDQLQSNEITATASSPQDLQSDPNTGQMKKSPNLREGMFSMIRNTMLDALDFVKKERVFACLLLPCQVFFDLSYMGWSVFLFPYGLAEGLPQNTAVFLVMMGSVGGIIGRLFLVASLYKYPLLTIPLLPTSLLISSISLLVYPINSSPTYLCICSFLAGMGFYNAYATLDGVISLKVRKENFPKAIACSLMVTGASFFASGVLTGFLHNYFGSYRAVFRILGSLVGIIGVTITIYICVEAKTKRTNRGL; translated from the exons ATGGCATCTTCAGATCAGACAAGTTTGGACCCATGGCGATACGTCATAATTGTTTCCAAGTTCATGgtttattttttgcatattgGACTAGTCAAATCTCTATCTATACTCATTCCATATCTCGTCATCGAACTGGATGTGGACACTGCAACGGTAGGCGTCCTTGTTACCATGGAAATTGGAATATATTTTATGGCTA GTCCACTCTGTCATTTTCTGAACCAAACGTTTGGTTCTCGTCCGGTGGCAACAATAGGAGGCACTCTAGCTGCAATTTCGTTCATGGCAGGAACATTCTGCAAGACGGCATCCTCTCTTGCTTGCCTACTATTCTTCACAG GTCTCTTCGCTTCCCCGTTGAACCAAGGATCGAGTGAAGTGCTTTACCAATATCACAGAGACAATTTCGGATTAGCTTCGGCAATCACGAAGATGGGGAGTCAAATTGGGACTTTCGTAATGCCATACCTGACCTCGATGAGTATGGATGCCTATGGGCCGAGAGGGAGCTTCTTGATCCTTAGCGCTATGATGTTTCATTGGGTACCAATAGGAGCAACGCTGCGTTCCTCTCCGAACATGCCGAAATGCCAATCTGAAAGTGGAACATCCTTGTCTGAACTGTCTACAGGGAACGACAGTGATGACGCCGGGTGCGAACGTGTGCCACTTCGAACTAGGAACGATGATCAGCTTCAGAGCAACGAAATAACAGCCACAGCGAGTAGCCCCCAAGATTTACAGTCTGATCCAAACACTGGACAGATGAAGAAAAGCCCAAATCTTCGAGAAGGAATGTTCAGCATGATCCGAAACACCATGCTTGATGCCCTAGATTTTGTTAAAAAGGAACGCGTTTTTGCATGCCTTCTACTTCCATGCCAGGTCTTTTTCGACCTGTCGTACATGGGTTGGTCAGTGTTTCTGTTCCCCTACGGGTTAGCCGAAGGATTACCCCAAAACACAGCCGTGTTCTTAGTCATGATGGGTTCCGTTGGCGGCATCATCGGAAGACTCTTCCTCGTAGCATCTCTGTATAAGTACCCATTGTTAACAATACCATTGCTGCCAACAAGCCTCTTGATATCATCCATATCGCTCCTGGTGTATCCTATCAATTCTTCTCCGACCTATCTATGCATCTGCTCCTTTCTCGCCGGGATGGGTTTCTACAATGCATATGCAACATTAGACGGAGTTATTTCTTTGAAGGTCCGGAAAGAGAATTTCCCAAAGGCCATTGCTTGCTCCCTGATGGTAACCGGGGCCTCTTTTTTTGCTTCTGGAGTACTTACAG GTTtccttcataattattttggatcATACAGGGCAGTCTTCCGTATCCTTGGGAGCCTCGTTGGAATCATCGGTGTAACAATTACGATTTATATCTGCGTTGAGGCGAAGACCAAACGGACGAACAGAGGTCTTTAA
- the LOC135155532 gene encoding monocarboxylate transporter 1-like isoform X1, with the protein MAIRHNCFQVHGLFFAYWTSQISIYTHSISRHRTGCGHCNGPLCHFLNQTFGSRPVATIGGTLAAISFMAGTFCKTASSLACLLFFTGLFASPLNQGSSEVLYQYHRDNFGLASAITKMGSQIGTFVMPYLTSMSMDAYGPRGSFLILSAMMFHWVPIGATLRSSPNMPKCQSESGTSLSELSTGNDSDDAGCERVPLRTRNDDQLQSNEITATASSPQDLQSDPNTGQMKKSPNLREGMFSMIRNTMLDALDFVKKERVFACLLLPCQVFFDLSYMGWSVFLFPYGLAEGLPQNTAVFLVMMGSVGGIIGRLFLVASLYKYPLLTIPLLPTSLLISSISLLVYPINSSPTYLCICSFLAGMGFYNAYATLDGVISLKVRKENFPKAIACSLMVTGASFFASGVLTGFLHNYFGSYRAVFRILGSLVGIIGVTITIYICVEAKTKRTNRGL; encoded by the exons ATGGCGATACGTCATAATTGTTTCCAAGTTCATGgtttattttttgcatattgGACTAGTCAAATCTCTATCTATACTCATTCCATATCTCGTCATCGAACTGGATGTGGACACTGCAACG GTCCACTCTGTCATTTTCTGAACCAAACGTTTGGTTCTCGTCCGGTGGCAACAATAGGAGGCACTCTAGCTGCAATTTCGTTCATGGCAGGAACATTCTGCAAGACGGCATCCTCTCTTGCTTGCCTACTATTCTTCACAG GTCTCTTCGCTTCCCCGTTGAACCAAGGATCGAGTGAAGTGCTTTACCAATATCACAGAGACAATTTCGGATTAGCTTCGGCAATCACGAAGATGGGGAGTCAAATTGGGACTTTCGTAATGCCATACCTGACCTCGATGAGTATGGATGCCTATGGGCCGAGAGGGAGCTTCTTGATCCTTAGCGCTATGATGTTTCATTGGGTACCAATAGGAGCAACGCTGCGTTCCTCTCCGAACATGCCGAAATGCCAATCTGAAAGTGGAACATCCTTGTCTGAACTGTCTACAGGGAACGACAGTGATGACGCCGGGTGCGAACGTGTGCCACTTCGAACTAGGAACGATGATCAGCTTCAGAGCAACGAAATAACAGCCACAGCGAGTAGCCCCCAAGATTTACAGTCTGATCCAAACACTGGACAGATGAAGAAAAGCCCAAATCTTCGAGAAGGAATGTTCAGCATGATCCGAAACACCATGCTTGATGCCCTAGATTTTGTTAAAAAGGAACGCGTTTTTGCATGCCTTCTACTTCCATGCCAGGTCTTTTTCGACCTGTCGTACATGGGTTGGTCAGTGTTTCTGTTCCCCTACGGGTTAGCCGAAGGATTACCCCAAAACACAGCCGTGTTCTTAGTCATGATGGGTTCCGTTGGCGGCATCATCGGAAGACTCTTCCTCGTAGCATCTCTGTATAAGTACCCATTGTTAACAATACCATTGCTGCCAACAAGCCTCTTGATATCATCCATATCGCTCCTGGTGTATCCTATCAATTCTTCTCCGACCTATCTATGCATCTGCTCCTTTCTCGCCGGGATGGGTTTCTACAATGCATATGCAACATTAGACGGAGTTATTTCTTTGAAGGTCCGGAAAGAGAATTTCCCAAAGGCCATTGCTTGCTCCCTGATGGTAACCGGGGCCTCTTTTTTTGCTTCTGGAGTACTTACAG GTTtccttcataattattttggatcATACAGGGCAGTCTTCCGTATCCTTGGGAGCCTCGTTGGAATCATCGGTGTAACAATTACGATTTATATCTGCGTTGAGGCGAAGACCAAACGGACGAACAGAGGTCTTTAA